The sequence GTAGAAATACCATAGGGAATAACTCCACCGAACCAGATATTATTAGTGCTAACACAGGCTTACTGAATGTATTGGTCTCCCAATTTAGAATTGGTATAACTTCCTGCAAAAAGAACAACATGCACAGTATGAAACAGACCGAATAAACTTTATTTAATCTAATTTGATATTTGTGTAATGAAAAGAGTTCATGGCTTGTAAAAGGTATCAAAGATTACTTAACAATTTATTGGATGCAAACTACTTCAAGTTTTCATTTGCGAATATAAAACTTTCATATCCTATGCATCTGGTGAATTCTTCAAAACAAATTTTTTTGCTTACATAGCAAACTACCAGTTACCATATAGATTACCACAAAAACCGGTGCCACAACAAAGATGTCATACAATAACAACTATCTGACCATTGCAGGCTTGCCTCAGTGGTATCCCCACACCTTGTGTGTGGGGCTTGGGgtttaggtcatgggttcgagccttgcCTATGTCCATCCTATTAATcaatctgcctgaaatatggagCTCTAGATTGACCCCAATGGGGCtttctcccggatccattcaggattcaaacccggtccgcctgccccttgggatggtttaaggatcgggttcctgcaatgcgattcgggtttcctcccgaaaaCGCGTGCGTGCGTGGCATACGATCGCGAAGGTGGTTAAGTCCCTCTAGGTGATGCCgacaacttgcctttcaaaaaaaaaaaaaaaaataacaactaTATGAAGTATGATACATACAACTGAATTCAAGTAAAGTTAGGTACATTTTCAAATCGGCACATTGGACACAAAAGGCACTCAACTTATACACAATTGGTGGTGACGAGTTTCAAATTCGGATACAATAATACGATCCTCGATTTATTAGCATCTGTAGATTCGTTTTTAGTACTACTATGCGGAGTATTAATACAACATTGCTTCACAGATGGCTACAATTGGTGCCCTAATCAACAGGTCAAAACTCAAAAGTGTTAAATTGTGCGCCAAAAAAAGGCTCAAACTTTGGTGTGGCAGTTAATTTTGCAGCTAAACCAGAAATTGGGTATTAATTGAGTACATTTGTATGCATTATACAATTAGCAAAGAATACTAAACCCTACACATAAATGTAGTTAATTTTACGGTATCCATCAATACAattgaatgtaaatataaataaatagataaatcatGTTCAAAACATACCTTTTCCATAAGATATTATGGCCCAAACcaaacaaagaaagaaaaaaaaaaaatcctaaaaCAGCCACAAACACGGCTAAAAATACAAATTTCCCCAACCACCAAAATGACCACCAGATACTAATACAATCACGCAATCACCGGCGGTAGAAGACGACGACGGAGCAAAACATCGGCGGTCGTGGTCATGATTCCTTCAGGTGAGGTCATGATGATGTAATCAGGTTTATGATCATCAAACCCTACCACCTTTAATCTGGTAATTGTAGCATTGTTTCCATGAGCCATATCGATTGATTGATGATATGATGTTGAATTGTTAAATTGGATGATAATGAAATTGGATTAAAGGGTTATGATATAAAAGGGGTAAGGTTTAGAATGTTTTTTTATCGGAAGAAGGAATTGAGGAGGATAAACGTAGTTTGGAAGATATGTAATCTGTATGTATCATTTTTTATTCATTTCATTTCATGGGACGCAATAAgaaccatattttttttttttttttggagtgaTAGGTACAAAACTTCAATTTATTATGTACACATCAGAATAATTTACAATGTACTGTACAGTACTATGAAACATTATAGTTGTGTAGATAATAAAAATAGATTGTTTACATATCATCACCCTATTTTTTTTCACTTATAGTTTTTTACTTTATGAAATTGTCAAATTGTGCTAAAAGACACCTTTAGGTTTTAGGTCTGtacattaaaattaaaataattatacaatttaaaaattgtcattttcaaGTCACTTAACAAGCGTTTAATACAATGTTTTAAAGCACGCTAATaacctttttttttaattttatatatctgTATCAAGGATAGTGTTTCAATGAGAACACTTCTTGTTTTAAGAACTCTAAGAACAATTTTAAGAACAATATCACGTCATTCATTTGATTAACGTTGAAAGAGTCAAAATAATATTTAGCCATGTACTATATATTTTATACGTTTCTTTAAAAATATCCGAGCATTTCTACTTGCAAAAACAATTATTTCAAGCACTTTAATTGAAGATACATCTTGTCGTATGCAtcacttttataaaatatatatggaCGCGTTAATTAGTAGTAAGGTATGCATACATACACATCAAGCGATGAATACATACGCTTCAGTCAGAACTCGGATGCAACTACCATTTTTAAGACATGGATGGTACATTATAACAAGAAGATACAACTTCTAAAAATTTTGATGCATGAAATTGGATGCATGCATTAATATCTATACATAGACGTTAATAGACATCCTTATTATAAGGACGATGTGAACAAGGGGAATGCACGAGAAAGGGGAGCTCTATTCTCTTGGTTTGAGTTCCTTTCGCGGATAGGTGAAACTAAATAATGGCGTGCTGTAGTTTCAGTCATATCTTCTTTCTGAAACATTCAATAGCTTGCTTTAAGGGTGGTAGTAGTTGAGAATGAGCAAATAGGGGGCGGCAACTAAAGAGGTAGCGATAGAGTCTAAACTTATATATATTTTCAGTCGTGTCTTGCGTTTTGCTGCTGTTGCTTGCTTGCCATTTACAAGTTgtacaatatttttttttatgtattcGGTTATCTCTTTTTTCCCTTTATTGTAATGACGGTTTTTAATACGAAGTAGATGATATGCGATTGAATAATTAGTAGGTATTTTATGTTTTGCATTTTTCTGTTTTCAGTTTGTATGCGGTTGTTTAATAACTTTATATTTAATATGTTGTCTTATGTGTGTTGTTGGTGTCCATAAATAATTGCATATGTTTTGTTTTTGTATATACACAaataaaaaatatttaattttaatgtctTTGAAAATTAACTCCCATTAAAATAATATAATTGTTAAATATTGTATCAAACTTCATAAATAATCGCATATGTTGTGTTTttgtatataacacaaataaaaatatttaatctTAATGTCGAAAATCAACTCTCACTTAAaaaaatatgattattaaatattgtaTCAAACtctttaaaaatgataattatactcCGTTTTaaacatattttaaattcaaaataatctaaagtttgatttttttttttttttttaataactggGAATGCAAAATCCAAGGCTGAATTCTTTTTCTTACCTTACCCACAGCTATAAGCTACGTACAAGACGACATCTAGAAAGTGTATACGGGTCGGTTTCCAATAACTAAATGACAAAAAAGCCCTCACCTAAATACCAAAACAAATTTACCAaaagggtattttagtctttttaGATATAAATCCTTATAGATCTTTTACTCCCCCACTTTATATAAATCCACTCCCGTGTACCTCTTTTTCACTTTTTCCTTCTTCGAAATTCCAAAACTTTTAATCTCCATTAAAAAACCTCTCTTAAAAGTTTTAATCCCTCTACAAATTTTACTAAATTTCACATATTATAATCATGGGTTCTGATGCTAACAAGATGAACGATGGAACAAGTTTCCAACCGTCCGAACCAACACCGTGTGCAACCGGTTGCGGTTTTTTCGGAACCGCTGCCACAAACGGTTACTGTTCCAAGTGTTACCGTGACATCCGGGCCCACGAAGAACAAGCTGTATCTGCTATAGCTGCTGTTGACAAATTTGTTAACAACGTTGTTACCTTGCCGTTACCGGTTCCGTTATCTGAATCTACACCATCTGGATCTGAACCGGTTCATGTTGTTGAACCGGCGGTTGAAGTGAAAAAAGTTTCGAACCGGTGTTTGACTTGTAATAAAAAGGTTGGTGTGATGGGGTTCAAGTGTAGATGTGGGGATATGTTTTGTGGAAGTCATAGGTACCCGGAGACTCATGATTGTGAATTTGATTTTAAGAAAACCGGTAAAGATGCTATTGCAAAAGCGAACCCGGTTATTAAGGCTGATAAGGTGAACCGGATCTGAACCGCTTGCTGCTATTATTAGGGGTTGGTGGATGGTGTATGTTAGGtagtttttatctttattattatttttatttttttagattttattaTTGTGATTGAATTTGATACAATTAATTGTTGATTGTGAAATATAAATGGATGGATGGATGTTTACTTGTTTATTTGTAGCCTTTTTATCGTGGTATATTGATTGCGACGATCAACCTTTGGTCGTATGGTAGCTGTATGAATTTAAAAGGTTAAATATTGGTATTTTGTTTAGAAATCTGAAATTATGTAGTGATGGTTGAATTTGTGTTTTGTTATTTTCCCCTTTACGTTAGTGATACCGTAGGTAGAGAAGGATGTTTACACAGGCCCAGAtcacttttattttaatttttcaataaTTACTTCCGTTATAACAGCCGAATGATAATGGTTTAATGCTGAATGGTTTAATGCCGAATGATTTTAGTGTTGAATGATTCATAATTTGAATGGTTCAAAGTTCATTGAATGAAAGTAAATAAGTtgtttgataataatatttaacgaACGATATGAAAGGTGTATAattaccttattaacgtgttacaAATATACATGTCTATTAAGTATTTTGGATATGATTTGGTTAAAATAATGTTCTAACTATGAAAGCTTCAAGTGCTAAACCATTCAGTATCATATACTCACTATTTAGCATTTAACGCTGAATCATTCGATTAAGGTAAACAAAGACACCTTTACTTTTTTAGATTTCAAACATAgtatttgatattttttttttttttaaatgaaatatAAAGTAGAAAAAATGATCTTTGATGAAGACAAACAATTACAAAGCACGGATACTAATCCTAGCAAAACACAAGCATACAACAAACTAGGAACTTAGAAAAACTGCAAAAGAACTGGCCAACTAAACAACTGAGCAAACCTAGAATGAGAAAAACGCAAAAACAAGGCCGTCAACGAGTTAACTATATTAGACTGGATATAACCCCGCGTGAAATGGGAGGCGTCAGATGAGGTGGACGGTGTTGACGGCAGCTGACGCCGTTATCCCGGCGTCAAATTTTGACGGAAAACAAGGTTAGTCAATAAACTGACGAAAGAGGGAGAAGAGTGAGGGAGAGAGAAGGACCAATGAGCATGAGAGAGAGAGAAagtatttttgtt comes from Rutidosis leptorrhynchoides isolate AG116_Rl617_1_P2 chromosome 4, CSIRO_AGI_Rlap_v1, whole genome shotgun sequence and encodes:
- the LOC139840365 gene encoding zinc finger A20 and AN1 domain-containing stress-associated protein 1-like, with protein sequence MGSDANKMNDGTSFQPSEPTPCATGCGFFGTAATNGYCSKCYRDIRAHEEQAVSAIAAVDKFVNNVVTLPLPVPLSESTPSGSEPVHVVEPAVEVKKVSNRCLTCNKKVGVMGFKCRCGDMFCGSHRYPETHDCEFDFKKTGKDAIAKANPVIKADKVNRI